From Musa acuminata AAA Group cultivar baxijiao chromosome BXJ3-8, Cavendish_Baxijiao_AAA, whole genome shotgun sequence, one genomic window encodes:
- the LOC135644634 gene encoding uncharacterized protein LOC135644634 isoform X2, translated as MPNDEGGIAEQKRCEGVSEPVLDSTPTRNGDEIRGAVIVSQEDPVDGSMPPLALSITIFQPEEVSKPNMSASKSTASEGGEKISGMAALKKGFLSRSGSYQEQCRCRGDLAKAHRSCIDTWFLTKGSNKCEICQQIAANVPFPESRPSVNNCLWRINSPYVMGQEHERGCFNPLWVAFAILIGGLLLDVLVSVSLGVSALPANIIIGVLIVLGLGTSFRLALECCQGQGARRNLQTTNVTFNPGYHPTV; from the exons GTATAGCAGAGCAGAAAAGATGTGAGGGTGTTTCTGAACCCGTTTTAGATTCAACCCCGACCCGTAATGGGGACGAGATAAGAGGGGCAGTTATAGTTTCACAGGAAGACCCTGTGGATGGGTCCATGCCTCCTCTGGCGCTTAGCATCACTATTTTCCAGCCCGAAGAAGTCTCCAAACCCAACATGAGTGCCTCAAAGAGCACAGCTTCTGAGGGAGGTGAGAAGATTTCTGGGATGGCTGCCTTAAAGAAGGGTTTTTTATCAAGGAGTGGGAGCTATCAGGAGCAGTGcag ATGCCGAGGTGATCTTGCTAAAGCTCACCGCTCTTGTATTGATACCTGGTTCCTTACTAAGGGTTCAAATAAATGCGAGATATGCCA GCAGATAGCTGCAAATGTGCCATTTCCTGAATCAAGACCAAGT GTAAATAACTGTCTCTGGAGGATCAACTCACCCTACGTCATGGGACAAGAACACGAAAGG GGATGCTTTAACCCACTTTGGGTTGCATTTGCCATTTTAATTGGAGGACTCTTGTTGGATGTGCTAGTCTCAGTTTCTCTTGGTGTTTCTGCACTGCCTGCGAACATCATAATTG GTGTTCTTATCGTACTTGGATTAGGCACTTCTTTTCGGCTTGCACTGGAATGCTGTCAAGGCCAGGGTGCAAGAAGAAATCTGCAGACGACGAATGTGACCTTCAATCCTGGGTACCATCCAACAGTGTAA
- the LOC135644634 gene encoding uncharacterized protein LOC135644634 isoform X1: MPNDEGGIAEQKRCEGVSEPVLDSTPTRNGDEIRGAVIVSQEDPVDGSMPPLALSITIFQPEEVSKPNMSASKSTASEGGEKISGMAALKKGFLSRSGSYQEQCRVCQQETEEPLIDLGCRCRGDLAKAHRSCIDTWFLTKGSNKCEICQQIAANVPFPESRPSVNNCLWRINSPYVMGQEHERGCFNPLWVAFAILIGGLLLDVLVSVSLGVSALPANIIIGVLIVLGLGTSFRLALECCQGQGARRNLQTTNVTFNPGYHPTV; this comes from the exons GTATAGCAGAGCAGAAAAGATGTGAGGGTGTTTCTGAACCCGTTTTAGATTCAACCCCGACCCGTAATGGGGACGAGATAAGAGGGGCAGTTATAGTTTCACAGGAAGACCCTGTGGATGGGTCCATGCCTCCTCTGGCGCTTAGCATCACTATTTTCCAGCCCGAAGAAGTCTCCAAACCCAACATGAGTGCCTCAAAGAGCACAGCTTCTGAGGGAGGTGAGAAGATTTCTGGGATGGCTGCCTTAAAGAAGGGTTTTTTATCAAGGAGTGGGAGCTATCAGGAGCAGTGcag AGTTTGTCAGCAGGAAACTGAAGAACCTCTGATTGATCTTGGGTGCAGATGCCGAGGTGATCTTGCTAAAGCTCACCGCTCTTGTATTGATACCTGGTTCCTTACTAAGGGTTCAAATAAATGCGAGATATGCCA GCAGATAGCTGCAAATGTGCCATTTCCTGAATCAAGACCAAGT GTAAATAACTGTCTCTGGAGGATCAACTCACCCTACGTCATGGGACAAGAACACGAAAGG GGATGCTTTAACCCACTTTGGGTTGCATTTGCCATTTTAATTGGAGGACTCTTGTTGGATGTGCTAGTCTCAGTTTCTCTTGGTGTTTCTGCACTGCCTGCGAACATCATAATTG GTGTTCTTATCGTACTTGGATTAGGCACTTCTTTTCGGCTTGCACTGGAATGCTGTCAAGGCCAGGGTGCAAGAAGAAATCTGCAGACGACGAATGTGACCTTCAATCCTGGGTACCATCCAACAGTGTAA
- the LOC135643976 gene encoding uncharacterized calcium-binding protein At1g02270-like isoform X1 yields the protein MTKERNGEPVGDRRKQQQKRNMKKRMRMGCGSMVGSERCVSCTTFNILAPIYKRLSEGVSSPFFGFGSWESQCRAYWLSRNERIIDRLLGDRSSIICLQEVWLGNDELVDMYEKRLGDAGYVSFKLARTNNRGDGLLTAVHGDYFKILNHQKLLFNDFGDRVAQLLHVESVVPFWHGQKSSVQQQVLIVNTHLLFPHDSSLCIVRLQQVYKILQHIETYQKEHNLDSVPIILCGDWNGSKRGHVYKFLRSQGFVSSYDTAHQYSDVDAHKWVSHRNHRGNICGVDFIWLLNPNKYRKPLRTSWNEAVFGIIKYLLRAASLAEDNAFAFLKVDSPGDYITYSGFCQALHQLGVAGHPHGLSPDDTKDLWIQADTDRNGAVDYEEFQQRIWSPKCREPLEEQIAVETGGTQAREGGQLAFGFNVKDAVLFPPEVEQGTWPENYSLSDHAPLTVVFSPVRIPCGQPVC from the exons ATG acgaaAGAACGAAACGGTGAGCCAGTCGGCGACAGGCGTAAACAGCAGCAGAAGAGGAACATGAAGAAGAGGATGCGGATGGGGTGCGGCTCGATGGTGGGTTCGGAGCGCTGCGTCTCCTGCACCACCTTCAACATTCTGGCGCCGATCTACAAACGGCTCAGCGAGGGGGTGAGCAGCCCATTCTTCGGCTTCGGATCGTG GGAGAGTCAGTGCCGGGCGTATTGGTTGAGCCGGAACGAGAGGATCATCGACAGGCTCTTGGGCGATCGTTCCTCCATAATCTGTCTCCAG GAGGTCTGGCTAGGGAATGATGAGCTCGTTGATATGTATGAGAAGAGGCTAGGCGATGCGGGTTATGTCTCTTTCAAGCTCGCTCGGACGAACAACCGTGGCGATG GTCTCCTCACCGCTGTTCATGGGGACTACTTCAAGATTCTAAACCATCAGAAATTGCTctttaatgactttggagatcgtgTTGCCCAGCTCTTACATGTTGAATCGGTTGTTCCTTTTTGGCATGGGCAAAAAAGCAGTGTCCAGCAACAAGTCCTCATTGTGAATACCCATTTATTGTTTCCTCATGATTCTAGCTTGTGTATAGTTCGTTTGCAACAG GTATATAAGATACTTCAACATATAGAAACATATCAGAAAGAGCACAATCTTGATTCTGTGCCTATCATACTCTGTGG TGATTGGAATGGAAGTAAGCGTGGGCATGTTTACAAGTTTCTTAGATCCCAAGGGTTTGTATCATCATATGATACCGCTCATCAGTACAGTGATGTCGATGCCCACAAG TGGGTAAGCCACCGAAATCACCGTGGGAACATATGCGGAGTTGATTTTATATGGCTTCTAAATCCAAATAAATACAGGAAACCCTTGAGAACTAGCTGGAATGAAGCTGTATTTGGCATTATCAAG TATCTTCTGCGAGCAGCTTCTCTTGCAGAGGATAATGCATTTGCATTCCTTAAGGTGGACAGTCCTGGTGATTACATTACCTACTCTGGTTTCTGTCAAGCACTCCATCAG CTAGGTGTAGCTGGCCATCCTCATGGTCTTAGCCCTGACGATACCAAGGATTTATGGATTCAGGCTGACACTGACAGGAATGGTGCTGTGGACTATGAGGAATTCCAG CAGCGAATTTGGAGTCCCAAGTGTCGGGAACCTTTAGAGGAGCAAATAGCTGTGGAAACAGGAGGAACACAAGCAAGAGAAGGGGGACAGCTGGCCTTTGGTTTTAACGTGAAGGATGCGGTCCTCTTCCCGCCGGAGGTCGAGCAGGGGACATGGCCAGAGAATTACTCTCTTTCCGACCATGCACCATTGACTGTTGTATTTTCACCTGTAAGGATTCCTTGTGGTCAACCAGTTTGCTAA
- the LOC135643976 gene encoding uncharacterized calcium-binding protein At1g02270-like isoform X2: MTKERNGEPVGDRRKQQQKRNMKKRMRMGCGSMVGSERCVSCTTFNILAPIYKRLSEGVSSPFFGFGSWESQCRAYWLSRNERIIDRLLGDRSSIICLQEVWLGNDELVDMYEKRLGDAGYVSFKLARTNNRGDGLLTAVHGDYFKILNHQKLLFNDFGDRVAQLLHVESVVPFWHGQKSSVQQQVLIVNTHLLFPHDSSLCIVRLQQVYKILQHIETYQKEHNLDSVPIILCGDWNGSKRGHVYKFLRSQGFVSSYDTAHQYSDVDAHKWVSHRNHRGNICGVDFIWLLNPNKYRKPLRTSWNEAVFGIIKYLLRAASLAEDNAFAFLKVDSPGDYITYSGFCQALHQLGVAGHPHGLSPDDTKDLWIQADTDRNGAVDYEEFQRIWSPKCREPLEEQIAVETGGTQAREGGQLAFGFNVKDAVLFPPEVEQGTWPENYSLSDHAPLTVVFSPVRIPCGQPVC; the protein is encoded by the exons ATG acgaaAGAACGAAACGGTGAGCCAGTCGGCGACAGGCGTAAACAGCAGCAGAAGAGGAACATGAAGAAGAGGATGCGGATGGGGTGCGGCTCGATGGTGGGTTCGGAGCGCTGCGTCTCCTGCACCACCTTCAACATTCTGGCGCCGATCTACAAACGGCTCAGCGAGGGGGTGAGCAGCCCATTCTTCGGCTTCGGATCGTG GGAGAGTCAGTGCCGGGCGTATTGGTTGAGCCGGAACGAGAGGATCATCGACAGGCTCTTGGGCGATCGTTCCTCCATAATCTGTCTCCAG GAGGTCTGGCTAGGGAATGATGAGCTCGTTGATATGTATGAGAAGAGGCTAGGCGATGCGGGTTATGTCTCTTTCAAGCTCGCTCGGACGAACAACCGTGGCGATG GTCTCCTCACCGCTGTTCATGGGGACTACTTCAAGATTCTAAACCATCAGAAATTGCTctttaatgactttggagatcgtgTTGCCCAGCTCTTACATGTTGAATCGGTTGTTCCTTTTTGGCATGGGCAAAAAAGCAGTGTCCAGCAACAAGTCCTCATTGTGAATACCCATTTATTGTTTCCTCATGATTCTAGCTTGTGTATAGTTCGTTTGCAACAG GTATATAAGATACTTCAACATATAGAAACATATCAGAAAGAGCACAATCTTGATTCTGTGCCTATCATACTCTGTGG TGATTGGAATGGAAGTAAGCGTGGGCATGTTTACAAGTTTCTTAGATCCCAAGGGTTTGTATCATCATATGATACCGCTCATCAGTACAGTGATGTCGATGCCCACAAG TGGGTAAGCCACCGAAATCACCGTGGGAACATATGCGGAGTTGATTTTATATGGCTTCTAAATCCAAATAAATACAGGAAACCCTTGAGAACTAGCTGGAATGAAGCTGTATTTGGCATTATCAAG TATCTTCTGCGAGCAGCTTCTCTTGCAGAGGATAATGCATTTGCATTCCTTAAGGTGGACAGTCCTGGTGATTACATTACCTACTCTGGTTTCTGTCAAGCACTCCATCAG CTAGGTGTAGCTGGCCATCCTCATGGTCTTAGCCCTGACGATACCAAGGATTTATGGATTCAGGCTGACACTGACAGGAATGGTGCTGTGGACTATGAGGAATTCCAG CGAATTTGGAGTCCCAAGTGTCGGGAACCTTTAGAGGAGCAAATAGCTGTGGAAACAGGAGGAACACAAGCAAGAGAAGGGGGACAGCTGGCCTTTGGTTTTAACGTGAAGGATGCGGTCCTCTTCCCGCCGGAGGTCGAGCAGGGGACATGGCCAGAGAATTACTCTCTTTCCGACCATGCACCATTGACTGTTGTATTTTCACCTGTAAGGATTCCTTGTGGTCAACCAGTTTGCTAA
- the LOC135643976 gene encoding uncharacterized calcium-binding protein At1g02270-like isoform X3, whose amino-acid sequence MTKERNGEPVGDRRKQQQKRNMKKRMRMGCGSMVGSERCVSCTTFNILAPIYKRLSEGDQSCRESQCRAYWLSRNERIIDRLLGDRSSIICLQEVWLGNDELVDMYEKRLGDAGYVSFKLARTNNRGDGLLTAVHGDYFKILNHQKLLFNDFGDRVAQLLHVESVVPFWHGQKSSVQQQVLIVNTHLLFPHDSSLCIVRLQQVYKILQHIETYQKEHNLDSVPIILCGDWNGSKRGHVYKFLRSQGFVSSYDTAHQYSDVDAHKWVSHRNHRGNICGVDFIWLLNPNKYRKPLRTSWNEAVFGIIKYLLRAASLAEDNAFAFLKVDSPGDYITYSGFCQALHQLGVAGHPHGLSPDDTKDLWIQADTDRNGAVDYEEFQQRIWSPKCREPLEEQIAVETGGTQAREGGQLAFGFNVKDAVLFPPEVEQGTWPENYSLSDHAPLTVVFSPVRIPCGQPVC is encoded by the exons ATG acgaaAGAACGAAACGGTGAGCCAGTCGGCGACAGGCGTAAACAGCAGCAGAAGAGGAACATGAAGAAGAGGATGCGGATGGGGTGCGGCTCGATGGTGGGTTCGGAGCGCTGCGTCTCCTGCACCACCTTCAACATTCTGGCGCCGATCTACAAACGGCTCAGCGAGGGG GACCAGAGCTGCAGGGAGAGTCAGTGCCGGGCGTATTGGTTGAGCCGGAACGAGAGGATCATCGACAGGCTCTTGGGCGATCGTTCCTCCATAATCTGTCTCCAG GAGGTCTGGCTAGGGAATGATGAGCTCGTTGATATGTATGAGAAGAGGCTAGGCGATGCGGGTTATGTCTCTTTCAAGCTCGCTCGGACGAACAACCGTGGCGATG GTCTCCTCACCGCTGTTCATGGGGACTACTTCAAGATTCTAAACCATCAGAAATTGCTctttaatgactttggagatcgtgTTGCCCAGCTCTTACATGTTGAATCGGTTGTTCCTTTTTGGCATGGGCAAAAAAGCAGTGTCCAGCAACAAGTCCTCATTGTGAATACCCATTTATTGTTTCCTCATGATTCTAGCTTGTGTATAGTTCGTTTGCAACAG GTATATAAGATACTTCAACATATAGAAACATATCAGAAAGAGCACAATCTTGATTCTGTGCCTATCATACTCTGTGG TGATTGGAATGGAAGTAAGCGTGGGCATGTTTACAAGTTTCTTAGATCCCAAGGGTTTGTATCATCATATGATACCGCTCATCAGTACAGTGATGTCGATGCCCACAAG TGGGTAAGCCACCGAAATCACCGTGGGAACATATGCGGAGTTGATTTTATATGGCTTCTAAATCCAAATAAATACAGGAAACCCTTGAGAACTAGCTGGAATGAAGCTGTATTTGGCATTATCAAG TATCTTCTGCGAGCAGCTTCTCTTGCAGAGGATAATGCATTTGCATTCCTTAAGGTGGACAGTCCTGGTGATTACATTACCTACTCTGGTTTCTGTCAAGCACTCCATCAG CTAGGTGTAGCTGGCCATCCTCATGGTCTTAGCCCTGACGATACCAAGGATTTATGGATTCAGGCTGACACTGACAGGAATGGTGCTGTGGACTATGAGGAATTCCAG CAGCGAATTTGGAGTCCCAAGTGTCGGGAACCTTTAGAGGAGCAAATAGCTGTGGAAACAGGAGGAACACAAGCAAGAGAAGGGGGACAGCTGGCCTTTGGTTTTAACGTGAAGGATGCGGTCCTCTTCCCGCCGGAGGTCGAGCAGGGGACATGGCCAGAGAATTACTCTCTTTCCGACCATGCACCATTGACTGTTGTATTTTCACCTGTAAGGATTCCTTGTGGTCAACCAGTTTGCTAA
- the LOC135643976 gene encoding uncharacterized calcium-binding protein At1g02270-like isoform X4, translating to MTKERNGEPVGDRRKQQQKRNMKKRMRMGCGSMVGSERCVSCTTFNILAPIYKRLSEGDQSCRESQCRAYWLSRNERIIDRLLGDRSSIICLQEVWLGNDELVDMYEKRLGDAGYVSFKLARTNNRGDGLLTAVHGDYFKILNHQKLLFNDFGDRVAQLLHVESVVPFWHGQKSSVQQQVLIVNTHLLFPHDSSLCIVRLQQVYKILQHIETYQKEHNLDSVPIILCGDWNGSKRGHVYKFLRSQGFVSSYDTAHQYSDVDAHKWVSHRNHRGNICGVDFIWLLNPNKYRKPLRTSWNEAVFGIIKYLLRAASLAEDNAFAFLKVDSPGDYITYSGFCQALHQLGVAGHPHGLSPDDTKDLWIQADTDRNGAVDYEEFQRIWSPKCREPLEEQIAVETGGTQAREGGQLAFGFNVKDAVLFPPEVEQGTWPENYSLSDHAPLTVVFSPVRIPCGQPVC from the exons ATG acgaaAGAACGAAACGGTGAGCCAGTCGGCGACAGGCGTAAACAGCAGCAGAAGAGGAACATGAAGAAGAGGATGCGGATGGGGTGCGGCTCGATGGTGGGTTCGGAGCGCTGCGTCTCCTGCACCACCTTCAACATTCTGGCGCCGATCTACAAACGGCTCAGCGAGGGG GACCAGAGCTGCAGGGAGAGTCAGTGCCGGGCGTATTGGTTGAGCCGGAACGAGAGGATCATCGACAGGCTCTTGGGCGATCGTTCCTCCATAATCTGTCTCCAG GAGGTCTGGCTAGGGAATGATGAGCTCGTTGATATGTATGAGAAGAGGCTAGGCGATGCGGGTTATGTCTCTTTCAAGCTCGCTCGGACGAACAACCGTGGCGATG GTCTCCTCACCGCTGTTCATGGGGACTACTTCAAGATTCTAAACCATCAGAAATTGCTctttaatgactttggagatcgtgTTGCCCAGCTCTTACATGTTGAATCGGTTGTTCCTTTTTGGCATGGGCAAAAAAGCAGTGTCCAGCAACAAGTCCTCATTGTGAATACCCATTTATTGTTTCCTCATGATTCTAGCTTGTGTATAGTTCGTTTGCAACAG GTATATAAGATACTTCAACATATAGAAACATATCAGAAAGAGCACAATCTTGATTCTGTGCCTATCATACTCTGTGG TGATTGGAATGGAAGTAAGCGTGGGCATGTTTACAAGTTTCTTAGATCCCAAGGGTTTGTATCATCATATGATACCGCTCATCAGTACAGTGATGTCGATGCCCACAAG TGGGTAAGCCACCGAAATCACCGTGGGAACATATGCGGAGTTGATTTTATATGGCTTCTAAATCCAAATAAATACAGGAAACCCTTGAGAACTAGCTGGAATGAAGCTGTATTTGGCATTATCAAG TATCTTCTGCGAGCAGCTTCTCTTGCAGAGGATAATGCATTTGCATTCCTTAAGGTGGACAGTCCTGGTGATTACATTACCTACTCTGGTTTCTGTCAAGCACTCCATCAG CTAGGTGTAGCTGGCCATCCTCATGGTCTTAGCCCTGACGATACCAAGGATTTATGGATTCAGGCTGACACTGACAGGAATGGTGCTGTGGACTATGAGGAATTCCAG CGAATTTGGAGTCCCAAGTGTCGGGAACCTTTAGAGGAGCAAATAGCTGTGGAAACAGGAGGAACACAAGCAAGAGAAGGGGGACAGCTGGCCTTTGGTTTTAACGTGAAGGATGCGGTCCTCTTCCCGCCGGAGGTCGAGCAGGGGACATGGCCAGAGAATTACTCTCTTTCCGACCATGCACCATTGACTGTTGTATTTTCACCTGTAAGGATTCCTTGTGGTCAACCAGTTTGCTAA
- the LOC135644462 gene encoding uncharacterized protein LOC135644462: MKNIEKLFFTCTRWQVEETIDLINCPYHYFCDSAYRGDYSPTVDLLVLLFAVSSFFSATAFTLREFSLRRSRTEPSIGSFKRRHLLPSGPIALTLVVLIFANGQRINTIFPLSRFGPALLQLVYFSALAFRNRAETDIKYGVLEASTVSGILHASLRLDSIILPYYTGLEALTDSYFSGVCTTCVCRRNALAAGGSSVAYRGWSKTTVLIATALCSRMACRIVGEQKLALSIRLTLEGVSWLLMAKDSFDLMLGVVPQGSLLTTVVYAGLCFLIFLNFLRMVFNLSVSVAEKHHKKEIIVMCRNDVEMAR; this comes from the coding sequence ATGAAGAACATCGAGAAGTTGTTCTTCACGTGCACCAGATGGCAGGTCGAGGAAACCATCGATCTCATCAACTGCCCTTACCATTACTTCTGCGACAGCGCCTACCGAGGCGACTACTCTCCCACCGTCGACTTGCTGGTGCTCCTCTTCGCCGTCTCATCTTTCTTCTCCGCCACGGCCTTCACCCTCCGGGAATTCAGCCTCAGGCGAAGCCGAACGGAGCCCAGCATCGGAAGCTTCAAAAGAAGGCATCTGTTGCCTTCAGGTCCGATTGCACTTACTCTGGTAGTCCTAATCTTTGCGAATGGGCAAAGGATCAACACCATATTCCCCCTCTCGCGCTTCGGCCCAGCTCTGCTCCAGCTTGTTTACTTCTCAGCTCTGGCTTTTAGGAATCGAGCGGAGACCGACATCAAGTATGGGGTACTCGAAGCCTCGACTGTGTCGGGGATTCTGCATGCGAGTCTGCGCCTCGACTCCATCATCTTGCCTTACTACACAGGCTTGGAAGCTCTGACCGACTCCTACTTCTCTGGCGTTTGTACAACGTGTGTGTGCCGAAGAAATGCTTTGGCGGCAGGAGGGAGCAGCGTTGCGTACAGGGGATGGTCCAAAACCACAGTGTTGATAGCCACTGCTCTTTGTTCGAGGATGGCATGCAGAATTGTCGGAGAACAGAAGCTGGCATTGTCGATCAGGCTGACACTCGAAGGTGTCAGCTGGCTGTTGATGGCGAAGGACTCCTTCGACCTGATGCTGGGTGTTGTTCCACAGGGGAGTCTGCTAACGACGGTGGTTTATGCCGGGCTCTGCTTTCTGATCTTTCTCAATTTCCTCAGAATGGTATTCAATCTCTCGGTCTCCGTAGCAGAAAAGCATCacaagaaagaaataatagttaTGTGCCGTAACGATGTTGAAATGGCACGGTGA
- the LOC135644463 gene encoding uncharacterized protein LOC135644463, whose amino-acid sequence MAAELQTLAAASVSRKRKPDHKTGKKPSKRVQQKASSMAAAKPRKPSRKMRKLFRKRAREYHSDEEEESDEEPSSEEEESDRDLDVVDDDGSGGDDEDDGEGAQHGITRFVEGCRAFRVAFMKIMKKHLPDDPLGPILSAHKKLVAEKLAEEVSEHKTTAEMKKEKQMEAEKGHVKPANFLDAREKLLVSVATKGVVKLFNAVSKAQSSQSGLNPSGSKNAKVLAKQRKQAFFSELQKPTTQFCDSKSMDKNNELGWAPLRNNYMLTSSKLKDWDKMPEAAAVVDHKQVSSESSSDEE is encoded by the exons ATGGCGGCAGAGCTCCAAACCCTCGCTGCCGCTTCGGTATCCAGAAAGCGGAAGCCGGATCACAAGACGGGAAAGAAGCCGAGCAAGAGGGTCCAGCAGAAGGCGTCATCGATGGCCGCGGCCAAGCCTAGGAAACCTAGCCGCAAGATGAGGAAGCTCTTCCGGAAGAGGGCCAGGGAATACCACTCCGATGAGGAGGAAGAAAGTGACGAAGAGCCGTCTAGCGAGGAGGAGGAAAGTGACAGGGATTTGGATGTTGTGGATGACGACGGCAGCGGAGGCGATGACGAGGACGACGGGGAGGGGGCTCAGCATGGGATCACAAGGTTCGTTGAGGGTTGCAGGGCATTTAGGGTAGCCTTTATGAAGATCATGAAGAAGCATCTCCCAGATGATCCCCTT GGACCTATATTGTCTGCGCACAAGAAGCTCGTCGCTGAGAAGCTTGCAGAAGAGGTATCGGAGCATAAAACAACAGCCGAAATGAAAAAGGAGAAACAGATG GAAGCAGAAAAGGGACACGTAAAGCCTGCTAATTTCCTGGATGCAAGGGAGAAGCTTCTCGTCAGCGTTGCAACAAAAGGAG TCGTCAAGCTTTTCAATGCG GTCAGTAAGGCACAAAGTTCTCAAAGTGGGTTAAATCCTTCAGGTTCTAAAAATGCAAAAG TGTTGGCAAAACAAAGAAAACAAGCCTTCTTTTCAGAGCTACAGAAGCCAACAACACAG TTCTGTGATTCAAAAAGCATGGACAAGAACAATGAGCTTGGATGGGCCCCATTACGTAACAATTACATGCTTACTAGTTCAAAATTGAAGGACTGGGACAAAATGCCA GAAGCTGCTGCCGTAGTTGATCACAAGCAAGTCTCATCAGAGAGTTCCTCGGACGAAGAATAG
- the LOC103993164 gene encoding pectinesterase inhibitor 9-like, with protein sequence MERCAPLSVVLIAAAFFASAGALTAAPVGAPSDFIRSSCRVTQYPRLCERCLSTYKLPIRRSPRGVALAALSVSVDKARAASAFARRTSAGTRSREAGAVKDCVETMQDSVDQLRQSVAEMGRLGRARSPRFAWHLSNVQTWVSAALTDADTCLDSLSQNAGPVIRAAIRKRVVEVAQVTSVALALVNRIEPKT encoded by the coding sequence ATGGAGCGTTGTGCGCCACTCTCCGTCGTTCTAATCGCCGCGGCGTTCTTCGCCTCCGCCGGTGCGCTCACCGCGGCCCCGGTGGGCGCCCCCAGCGACTTCATCCGCTCCTCGTGCCGGGTCACGCAGTACCCTCGCCTCTGCGAGCGCTGCCTCTCGACCTACAAGCTGCCCATCCGCCGGAGCCCGCGCGGGGTGGCGTTGGCCGCCCTCTCCGTGAGCGTGGACAAGGCGCGGGCGGCCTCGGCCTTCGCGAGGCGGACGTCGGCCGGTACGCGGTCCCGTGAGGCCGGGGCCGTAAAAGACTGCGTGGAGACTATGCAGGACAGCGTCGACCAGCTCCGCCAGTCTGTGGCGGAGATGGGGCGGTTGGGGCGCGCCCGGAGCCCCCGCTTCGCCTGGCACCTCAGCAACGTGCAGACCTGGGTCAGCGCCGCGCTCACCGACGCCGACACCTGCCTCGACAGCCTCTCCCAGAACGCTGGCCCGGTCATCCGGGCCGCCATCCGCAAGCGTGTGGTGGAGGTGGCGCAGGTCACCAGCGTTGCCTTGGCCCTCGTGAACCGAATCGAGCCGAAAACCTGA